TTATCCTGTCGCTACTTGTTCACCACCTCCATCCACCTCGTCGTGGATAGTCATAAGGCAAACCTCCACTAACTTTGCTGGATTTcaacttcttcttctttttacaaAATTGCAtttactactactgctgctgctgaagCAGATTTCAGAGCTTATGACGCgtcaataaataaaaaaaatcaaagaggCGACGGAGTAGAGCAGCCATGGGACTATGGAAGGAACTTTGttggaaaaagaaaacaaaagacgAGGGGGAAAATCTAGTGTAGCACAATTCATTCGTGCCTTGAAAGGccaggagagaaaaaaaaatgaagcaGATTTCCGTGCTTATGACGCGTCAATCAAAAATCAATGGAGGCGACCGAGTAGAGCAGCCATGGCCCATGGGACTATGGAAGGAACTTTgttggaaaaaaaagaaagaaagaaaagaggaggagaaaaatctagtGTAGCACAATTAATTCGTGCCTTGAAAGGCCTGGAGACGGTTCGGCGTGGCGTTCCTTTCGCAACTCTGTTTCGGACGACTGCTGGGAAGCCACCCCACGTTTCCTCGTTCCTCATCCTCCCCGCGCCCATCCATCGCTTTCGTGCCAAAAAATCGAGAAGCCAAACCCAAGCCTCGCAGCCCCTctgctccctctcctctccagcgctatatatatatatatataccgacAGCCGAGACACCGAGTCACCACCAAGAGTCGTCGGGGCCATTCGTAGCTACCGTGTGACCGAGCTGATGGCAAGATCGGCGTTTGTTCCGATGGAGGAGAAAGAGCAAGGTGCTGCCGGAAGAGGAGCGGGCGTCAACAAGGAGCAGGTGGAGAAGCAGGAGGCGCTGATGATGCACAGCCAGGTGCGGCGGATCAAGAAGGAGGACGAGGCCAGGGAGCGCCTCCTGAAGCTGCGCCTGCTGGAGACCAGGCCCGCTGCCAGCGGCGGGGTGGCGTGGCGAGCCCCGCGCTCTCTCTCGCTGCTCCGCCGCGCCGGGAGCGCCATCCCGGTCCCGGTCCCCGTCGGGGAGTAACTAGTGCCTCGCTGGCACCCTCTGTACTGTATGTGTCCAAGCATCCGTCGCGGGTCTCGGCCGCAGTTGTAGATACCTAGGCGTAGCGAGCGTGGTTGAGTCGTGGTGCCTGTGAGCCTGCCCGTGCTCTGCGCCTGCGTGCAGACATGGGATCAGAGCTTAGTAGACGACGGTAGGGTGATGATGAGGGTGATGGCAGGCAGCATCGCCAcgagtggttggtggtggtggttgcaTAGCATGCTCTGTTTTGTATCGTGTCTTGTTCTTGGTAttcggtctgttcgctggttggtttttgggctggtttggactggttgatgttgatttattatgagagaaaaacactgttggctgacggGTTTGAACTGgctaaaaccaaccagcgaacagggtggttgtatatatatatgatgagacATGAGAGGGAGTTTACCTGCTTACTACCCTGCCAGCCTGCCTGATGTTTGTGTTTTTCTTCATCGTTCTGTTAGTTCTACTGCATGCCTGCCATGTTTGGCAATAATTCAACTGGTTTTCCACCTGGAGTCGCTGACGCGGCGGCGAGGGGAAGACGACTCCATCGGCTTAGCCTCCACGTCGCGGCAAGCACCACGCCCCGCGCTACGAGTCCCCATCGCAGAGATGATTTGGGGGGCACTTAGCTGTTGAAACGAACACCTCAGGAACAAGAACAAAGGTTGTCGTATGATTTTCGCGTAGTCTCTAGGGCGGGGGCACGCGAAATATCGGCGGTTCGTGTTTGAGGCGGCGGGGAAATATCTGTGGCTAATTGCATCATTGTTTGTCACGTTCATCCGCAGCAATCAAACTGTTGCTAAAGTGGTCCACTGGTCCGTCCGTCCTTCAGAATAGTGCTTTTATAACGACAGTGCAAACATATTTTCCTGCATATGCCGATGAGTGAAAGATCGAAGGAAATGGCAGAACAACTAGTGGGCACTGGGCAGTCAGTGTCAGACAGAAAGTAGACACCCAATACTTGTTGGTAATTAAGCAGGAATTCAGTTGTTAGCAGAGCTGCTTTGATGAGAAAGGGTTGGAGTGGGCAATCAAATGTGAGTCTTTAATTTCGTTTTCTTCCAGCGACGGCTTGTGTACGGGGATCACATCACACGACCACAGTGAAGCTGAAGCAGGACACCAGGAGGCCTAGGGACTTGTGATGACAAAGCAGAGGTCGGTTCAATCTGAGCATTTCGGATTTTCGGTCGGAAGCTGAAACACagagggcaaccaagaacatgaTCGATCGTTGACAAAATAACTGCTTGTTCCAAGGGAATTCATCGAGCATACATATAGGCCGCGCAGCATGCGAACTGCCAGTGCATAAGCAATCCGAATAAAACAGTTTCCCTCAGACTTCAGCAAAAACCGTCCTGCGCCGCTTGAGAGTTGAGAGTTTGAGAGGACAGACCCTGCGTAGGCAGCCGCTTGCCGCCTTGCCGGCAGGAGTTATGATTAATCTCCTTCCCCCGGTGAAGTTGTGATTACGAGCGAGGGCGAGGCCTGCTGTGCCTGCTTCAGGTGGGGCCTGCGTCGCTTCATATCCCGCGCCTTGGCCCGCACGCGTTTCGTGTACCATGTCGCTCCGTGTCCTGCGATCCCACCGTGGTGCCCTCTCCACATCCACAACCACGCGCTTGTGGACGGACCTAACAGCTACAGTAGGTGACTGTTGTAGATAGGTCTCACTGTAACATGTACAATATCAGATCTATTTTTGCTACATCtaaataaaacatttgcaacatacgaaTGAAACagttaaaacacttgcaatatatgtttgAAACACCAGGAAAACATATGTGTAGCCACTGCAGGACAAATGTAACaaccagataaaaacacttgctacatgtgtgaaaacatatacaacatccggataaaacatttacaacatatgcatgaaacatatacaacaccgagataaaacacgtgcaacataggccccattcgctggtctgaaacttgactgaaattggctgaaaaacatcgttctggctgaattgttgtgagagaaaaacattgttcaggctgaaaaaacaagccgaataagccaaatatgggataagccgaacggggccatacttctaaaacaactgaaatatttgaaaaataCACTTGCATCATTCAttagaaacacttgcaacatatgcaatatgtgcaacatctcgatctacttttacaatatccGTATGAAGCACTtataacatacctctgaaacaattaaaacatatgcttgcaacatgtatTTTCAGCAcatcgcaacatctccttgctgctttggAGAATGGAGGTTCGTTGACGTTTGAAGTTCACCAGAGGTAGTGGCCCGACGACACTTGGAGGAGGCGCCCCGATAGTGGCGGTTGCACTATGCGGAAGGGAGACATCGGCTGCACGACATGGAAGGGAGTCACTGGCCTCATTactatggcagaaccgtctaatctaatgtccTCCCAGGAGTGCTTATCTTCCATTCGACACTAAGCACACAaaagagaacactaaattactcggttccgtcgggcacacgtCAGGGGAAAatccgaaaatccatattttttcatcaggatcacaaatgagagaataaagcttacatcattcttaaccatttcttatatcacttttaatacaatatcagagtataatagttattgtataacagcggaatgtaatcatcttATCAGagtttatgaacaatttaattaaacaacgaaatataaacatatgatcagaatagcgaaaataaatatctattcatagcATGATGAAATATTAATAAATGAACTATGACAACCGATTataaaaacttctatttataaaaatatttggtgagagttataaataaaaactatgattgcagcataaagaaaatcctctctgagcccaccaggaggaatccacctACAACAgggagaaataaaaccctgagtactcaattgtactcagcaagacttacccaaaaggaggaaagaaaagacttcaaggatatgcaagactatctggcttgtgggcttattgcatctgcaggaagcattactaaaagtatgtccttatatttgatttttattagcagtgcattagttcatcaactaaccattctatgtaaacacatgtgctactttcaagcaggaggtaaacaatcagatttccttttttcagcttttatctttcagttctttctacggtgctagagtttagacaagtcgtaccggatcgccccacgattcacgaatcaatgcccccagctgggtatcctgaaaacacatgccccgcttatacccaaggcacaagcaagactaactcatcaccctcctatcctgggtgtctaggtccccgtcaaaactgggactccaagcccccacctctgagtcccggactctgtgcggtgcaaggacctcctaacccaaaaaacaccctgacagtcggttcaaaaagagccagatccacgacaagagagcaacaagtctttcaagcgcccatacCGAAGTATGTgatcgggataataagtctatgacttgcttagcgtcttatgcaacgaccggtccttaactgacacagacagggacaaacagtgtaaccaagctatgccctgtgtccatggcgacacaaccccttacacccaccaatacccaaaccatatccctgtccggtcaccattttttatttccaccatttatattttccaagtgataataatacagtaatatatatttttatctctcgcgagtgataggtaatcactcaacttctaccggggTCTTGtaacatagcaatctacacgatcctgtcatactagtaagactcataggatatatatatatatatgtgtgtgtgtgtgtgcaattgggtttcattcaactccttaatacttaatgcacaaatataatttaaagtgcagcaaaataggagttatgcaccagggcttgtctaggtaaaaatataatcagaagttagcttttcaTCATGGCGACTCGATCTCCAAAAGcatcatttctccagcaacttccaatgactccgcgatccatcgacgtccctattatgatatgcaatgcgatctTGGCGATGGTCAGCCCGAGGCGAGCACCGGCACCAGGGCGGGCCTCAGCTTGGGTCTTGGGGCCGCTGTGGGCGCTTCGGGGGAGGCAGGATGCTCCCACACGCCGGACCGTCAAAGAGGCTTCCCCCGTTTGCTAGTCCGGCGGGTGGAGGAGCCGTCGGCGTCGCCTAGGACGAGGGCCAAGACGCCTCTGCTGCCGCTAGTCGTGGTACCGCGCACTCCGGCCCTACAGGCGGCAGAGGATGCGCTGTCGCTCGCTTTGGTGGCTCTGGTCCTCGGCACCAAGCCGGCAGTGACCCTGGCCGCTATGCTTCACTACCTCCACGAGCACTATGGCATCACGGAGGAGGGCGTGTCTGTCCGGCGAACCAGGCCAGATGACTTCCTGGTACGGTTCAGTCGCTAGGAAgacctccaccttgtccttgacaaCCAGAGGCCGGCGGGCGCGCCGTTTCACGCTGTGGTGGCGACGCTGGACTCTCCTGATCATGGGCTCGATGGGCGCTTTCCGTTATCGCATCCTCGTCGGGATGAAAGGAATTCCGTCGCACGTGCGCTCCTCGGAGGTGGCGTAGAAAATCCTTGGTTCGGCGGGAGCGAAGGTGGAGATTCTCGTGGACCCGGACGATGAACGGGAGTTGTTCATGGCGTCCTGGTGCGCTCACCCCGACCTTGTCCCCAATGAGATCATCATGGCTGTGCCGGAGCCAGAGGAGGAGCACGACGGCGGACCTCCGCTCTTCCTCAGGCTACACGAGATCATCCACGATGAAGTGCCCGCGCTAAGGTATCTGGTACACATCCGGATCATGGAGTTTCAGGACTGGCACACGCCGCCGCCATCCTCCGACGACGAGTTCTACGGCGCCGGTGATGATGAAGACAGTGACGACAGTAATTACAACGGGTTTCATCTGGGCTTCGGCGGGGGCCGCGGCCGTGGTCCGCGGCCGCGGACGACCCGAATTTTTTTACtatttagccctttttttgaaagtttctctcaaatagatccCTGGCGGAgagaattccagaaatggacccttggctcggcgccagagtgactggcgccgagctcggcgccacgatcactggcgccgaggtcctgggcatggagaaatggcctgccaggggctcggcgccatagtgaatggcaccgagccacctgcatttaacccagcctgcacttcttccccgagcgttcttcctcttatttctcctcaggtttttttctcgccacttcaccctacctcacgaatcgacatattggaccttgaaaaccttgatttgatctgtagatcttcgagagcaaggtatactcgctcacctccttgtttttctcgcatcgattcggtacatattagtcggatttttgaacctaagaattgtcatcacttagggttttattgtatccctcaatatatgtattatacaaccgtaggttcatTTAAGGcatggaaaaagctagcaaaccaagccgcatatagttatgttatgggtttattgttgtggatgaaatgagaaaccctaggtttagggtataatgttaactgcttttggttcttagaacgaaattgattgtattgtagttatggttctcattgatattttgttgtgatgtttttatttatgtttgttaaattacattctatttgttagatgcaagaaatgtttcgcgAGGAGTTTTGGCAAAAATGGGgttgtcctcgagaattataccccgacgcgtctagcaaagatgcccccgttcctCCTGACCTttttgtccctaactgtgactgtggtttcccggcctatgtttttcaatcgaaacatcggGACAtagccgcgcgttgcttctacacatgtagtcggtttaatgtaagaaattgtttgtactattctttttctttatttgtttaagtatggtactaatattttattggaatctcgttgtgtaggaccatgagaggtgctttttctttcagtggatcgatggtgcagacaagtttgatcttaggtacctcttttttgacgattggtttagagggagacatccacgtgagcacttcaagcggtgggttccaccccccctaacccttcgacaatgacggctaaggagaagcacctagccatagttagacgactcgaggaaccttctctgtgcgattacagagatcgagctgtgataaaccctgagaatacattggagtttgtgtgtccaaacaagcataaagtaagtgcaaagtgtatgtgttaaaatcttgagctatatgtgtttatgtactaatgtctcattatttagatgtattcaatggcaaagtgtcgtttcaaggagtggttgtatggtcctaagaaccaatggttgGAAGAATCatggagggttaaggaaaagaagaaagaacgggtaatctacaaagcacctcctgtcatgtgcgaatgtggtgtaaaatccaactatggcctagtcccgtcgaagcttggaataggtcattattgcgggcatatgattgagtatgatgaggttcgttatttttctggtaaacatgaaatcgtattttgtttgttttgctaaggcatatatgatataatatttgttttgaacagagcactaggaaatgcagttgggaatgttatgatggtcaagctaagttcttggatgaactgaagaagaggcaagtaattgcacggaagaggggatatggacctgactacatcaacctattcgttaaacatcacaaagaaaagatgtgtgagtttgctagacagcgcggtatttgtaacccgattgatgttgggcttaacaaatgaggattggagaggcggacgaCATTAGAgtaggagagggcaaggaatgatgcaagggaggagacaagagtacatatgcaggtcttgaacgagcatgttgctacattatgtgccagtgagtgcttgaaaaccttttttttgttgcctgattttaaatgtaatattatcgagttgctaactgattgcattttatatatcaagggattggttgcagtggggaacatgctgtagaggtggctcgtgcaaggtatgaggagaagaagttagatggccatagatcacaagctggtcgcaccgttcaatcaccgattgtgctgtgtgatgatggagacgaggatgagaatgacactggcagactgagtgagctcattgctctagcagaggcgggcatataggcataggaggctgaggatgacactggcagactgagcgagctcatctctctagcaAAGGCGAGCATTCAGGCACAGGAGGCTGATGACGACattggtagactgagcgagctcatcgctctagcagaggcgggcttacaggtagaggaggatgacgacacgttcttcactcaggccgcagcggccgtagatgaagcagaggccgcttactacaagcaaCAAGTAGGTCAGAGCAatgcagttgagcctagccacagcaacagggttgtagtagaggactggtactcggatgatgagttgctcaCTCAGTACATTTCAGATTGagaatttggaagtgcatttgcccctttgtctactgtcggcacttagttgtactattaatatgttgtgtaatgtgacatagtatcaaacttttcattatgtggttgttttcattatcaatggtcttaatattccgcttaatgatacagacGTATTTCCATTTGAACATATGCTGCAAAAAACAGTTAACGACATACgacattatagaaatcaacacatgaaacacattaaatggcatgtgactacatgtaccgaacctgggtacatagttttctttgactaaacctaacatgccttagttAATTAAACCATACCttcggtaattaaacctaacatgccttaggtaattcaaCATGGGGTTCTCCAcaagaaaaagataaagtcatcctagtagtgtggccacatagcaaattgtgttgcaccttctctatagtagcctcccgttgttggtggtggtggtggcggggtgatgggggagacccctttttcttgtggttagggcaggtgcaatatggatcattgtagagtgcctcctgtggatcgacaccattgttgttgtcgtcctattcgtcgtccttgtaaccgctgctaactttcctttctagatcgaagatacggttttgtaggtagtagatgtactccgcatgctgataaataggtcgaggatcgacccacctactgaacccacagttttcttcggccaaggaagactacaaaaagtatgtcgtgtaagtgatatacaagacaaacatattgaagaaataaatagtaatagcaattacccatgctcgtgggcatttaAAGAAacaacgacctccatctattccctcggtgaacatctgcactaggtagtcctcaccatgcatgcattttggccactcttctttcctttcatcgtatcctgttagtggtgcctctttggtgaaatcacttttgctctcaactgggaacctctcataaagagcttcctcaaagaaattgggaccaagaggaccctcccacccccaggtagttttcttcccctttcctctccctctagatgaccctctagacattggtaaTACAATGAAAGCAAatactgaggagtgttcttcttccttattgtttgtgtgaatgagagggagtgagtggttatttataggttgagaggaggaatggaggcctgtcaatgtgccatgtcagcgatccgtgtgcctcttcacctcagcccttggatcaaacagtcataagatggatggtggagatagagtttagttgtgcttccttgcatgttgtcTGTGCATCTGAAaggtctatatcagtgatgtgataattcgatgctgtccgtgtatctgaaaagtctatgtttgttgtctgaaaagcatagattcattcactgttgcttggtaatcctagattcttCTACACAGCGTATGTACAAATATTCCTAGATTATAAatgtaataaatttatagttaatctgtgtactacatttgtaccTTTGTgcaagtgtagtatgattaaaggttcacACAAAAAATTCAtaagatacggtcttgtattagaagcatccacagttacaaacaaagacatcaatatatattctaaacatttaatcatccaataagcataatgcaaccacaacgaatatcacaaccaacataatatgtcatgcaaagtccaaatagtccacaatgtccatatagTCCCGAATAGTtaaagaaaagtaaatacaaaattcataatagttcatagtaacacctaccatgtccctcactgtctcctactcttgcccctacccttgtgacccagagcgctggtgcctggagtgtaacgGTCATgcagacggcgtcgcctagtgcctagaggcggtgtaggatgagttgatggagcgtcatggagctgagagggcccaagctcatcgtgcctcttgtccatgtcatcatcgtcgtcggcctcctcctcgtcccctatagctgcttgactagaggaacccaaggctcctcttcctgCGGAAGGATCATACACGTCATGTGTCATGTTTGTCCAGCAACCACAACGACTAGCCGCATGGCGTAGACgatgtgacagcctctgttgtacaaaactatgttaactgaaagaatataacgtattaatgatttgtttgaaataatatttttaatcttacatctaggaagccaagtatgtagtcatcattgactctaggccgaacgcgctcgatctcttcaactgaacttctcagtgtattgccctgcaacaaagttttcaataataagacttctgaacagatatcatttagttttgttttcttttgtacaagaatgtaacttattataagggttatatggctcgaaggttgcaataactacaatagataactcctaatgtcggtccaagaacgcctaatgtattgttatgtaactaaacgtaacaaaataagtcgattggcttaccactctgtccaagatcggtcctgcctccacctgccttcctgcacgagtggaccggtcgtacgttgtgtcctcatcgtcggaggactcgatgttggCGTAGTCAGTTTCGGTCCACTGTAGCCTGAGCCTGCACCTTGtcgaacgctggtaccaagcttggtaccgcctaaactcatggttcgtgtgcggctcgttgttgtcgtctaggttgtcgtgcatctcctcccattcctcaatgtaggactggtggtgcctctcccagtcaaaaatcttcttgttcctctaacgatccaacctgcaTGTATGTCATTGTTACATTAATCCacgtacgtggcaccatattataagaaatggaccatcatcatgagacatttgaaatatcaaaacacttacttgtgtaagtcaatgccagtcgagaatagaggcataggccaaagctgtctcacttcaaattggcatgcaaccctatctggcaggtggtactcgacagcatagaagcagattagagggcacctcatcctatagaagtagtcaTCGGCCCCACATACGTTGCTCAGCTaaaaaggaagtgcgtcctctccaccatacggctcccactccacctgcatcatgtccaaataagatgttagatggtatactaatccttttaaaAGCAGcatagaaaataaaatttacttacactagacaccgtcagcgaatctagctcgttcgtgtactTAATGTACGCCCGGCCTATCCTCGTGTGCGAAACCcttacctggtcccaaaggtatgccCACGTCGGCTagcgacttggaggctgaccttggaaccactcacgatgagccagTACCTCTAGACGACCAACTGgaaaacgagcccacatccacagctataacaggtacacgcatccaccaagtgacgtgTTCGCcgtagaccgacgacacccctcgcatagctgccggtatagaaaacacaagactatagagccctagctgtactgactcgcctggtcccagtcactgaggcagtggatccacatctaggacgcattgtcacccatcgcgtcgggaaagagaacgcaagcaaaaaggtgtaggatccatgcctggcagtagtacccaaccgtctcctcatctgcctccttggggcactgtgcgaactctgtacgtagccatgagatgggaactctagaagtgcgagccccttgctcgccaagctcacgcccaaggaagtcctccactcgtgctctccagccctctgacctgcactgcccggtgactaggttcccatgaatccttaggcctagcatcttctgacagtcttgaagcgagactgtcatctccctgaaaggtaggtggaagctgtgagtctccgaccGCCACCTTTATTTAAgaccaagcaagattacttgtcaaaaagtcaatcgcatgaacaaatggccatgaatggaggcaatgattcactttaatacttgtctaccaacgcagttattgccgctgagttgaacttgggcaacccacgatgaacctgaaaggagatgacatctaggccagctctttgtaggaaaggagtgtacctatcgtcgtaccgaatgtccaagaacccactgtgggtcctagaatgaaggtgcggaaggtcctgcatcgaatataacatagtcacatgttacttcacgaacacatgtatgaataaaacttatagattattacctgccccagcgcaacaagacatcctcggtgggtctcctcgtacgtcgggtcgagcaggtggaattgctccatcctacaaaaaaagagaatgaattagaattgcaatgtacaatg
Above is a genomic segment from Miscanthus floridulus cultivar M001 chromosome 3, ASM1932011v1, whole genome shotgun sequence containing:
- the LOC136546196 gene encoding uncharacterized protein — translated: MARSAFVPMEEKEQGAAGRGAGVNKEQVEKQEALMMHSQVRRIKKEDEARERLLKLRLLETRPAASGGVAWRAPRSLSLLRRAGSAIPVPVPVGE